A DNA window from Hordeum vulgare subsp. vulgare chromosome 1H, MorexV3_pseudomolecules_assembly, whole genome shotgun sequence contains the following coding sequences:
- the LOC123396096 gene encoding uncharacterized protein LOC123396096 yields MAYFCTLSGGGEDPSFSLPTRGDERTRALVAGRMASALEPEEGAGAGAKIVDQGHGTAVVRSSRHRALRPDAAEVVQEGRDRRARTKKQAAKEEGRARYGCAFEEEEGMLAPHRLVWSKVKGHPWWPAQVFDAADASPLALVERRKDGAVLVANFWQKTFAWVSGPAASLRPFRDGFLRLAAVDRAHVQLWGARATMSPFASAVDEALGEVARRVEAGLSCGCGVSKKKQVIDNDGVREGAHGAVVDAGFARDAFRGEAFVEYVSALAVAPLEGADRLELTVATAQLTAFTRWRGTRGLPVYTACHGIGVADGVMEGTPALRAARRGRTKSDVADGIMEGTPARRATKRGRPKGDVADGIMEGTPARRAAKRGRPKGKRKMSRDCTCDASASESAENPLELENYEPARPRHVSHQTTTKMGRLMSLAARRMSLSPVTRRLADPQANAGVTMTRCTSAAAADHTNAAPSVNLKNCGLNKDDEPSLTGLALNFTGPDTVPPASDLVKIFSKFGPVVEARPEGSTVSVVIFERKLDAEAAFSRAEKIRALSPNLVSYRLAHSLSARPPADFPQSPMNTDEMNHLFVDVDDEALH; encoded by the coding sequence ATGGCCTACTTCTGCACGCTCTCCGGTGGCGGCGAGgacccctccttctccctcccgaCAAGAGGCGACGAGAGGACGCGCGCGCTGGTGGCGGGTCGGATGGCGTCCGCTCTggagccggaggagggcgcgggcgcGGGCGCCAAGATCGTCGACCAGGGGCACGGGACTGCCGTGGTCCGCTCGTCGAGGCACCGGGCCCTGCGCCCGGACGCGGCGGAGGTGGTTCAGGAGGGACGCGACCGGCGGGCCAGGACCAAGAAGCAGGCGGCGAAGGAGGAGGGGCGCGCCCGGTACGGCTGCGcgttcgaggaggaggaggggatgtTGGCGCCGCATCGGCTGGTGTGGTCCAAGGTGAAGGGCCACCCGTGGTGGCCGGCGCAGGTGTTCGACGCGGCGGACGCGTCGCCGCTCGCGCTGGTGGAGCGACGGAAGGACGGGGCCGTCCTGGTCGCCAACTTCTGGCAGAAGACGTTCGCGTGGGTGTCCGGCCCCGCGGCGTCGCTCCGCCCGTTCCGCGACGGGTTCCTGcgcctcgccgccgtcgaccGCGCCCACGTCCAGCTCTGGGGCGCCCGCGCCACCATGTCCCCGTTCGCCTCCGCCGTCGACGAGGCGCTCGGCGAGGTCGCGCGCCGCGTGGAAGCCGGCCTGTCGTGCGGCTGCGGCGTCTCCAAGAAGAAGCAGGTGATCGACAACGACGGCGTACGGGAGGGCGCGCACGGCGCGGTCGTGGACGCGGGGTTCGCCAGGGACGCGTTCCGCGGCGAGGCGTTCGTGGAGTACGTCTCCGCGCTGGCTGTCGCGCCGTTGGAGGGAGCCGACAGGCTCGAGCTCACCGTCGCCACGGCGCAGCTCACGGCCTTCACCCGGTGGAGGGGCACCCGTGGCCTCCCCGTGTACACGGCTTGCCATGGCATTGGTGTCGCGGACGGCGTCATGGAGGGCACGCCGGCACTCCGTGCCGCCAGGAGGGGAAGGACGAAGAGCGACGTTGCCGACGGCATCATGGAGGGCACGCCGGCACGCCGTGCCACCAAGAGGGGAAGGCCGAAGGGCGACGTTGCCGACGGCATCATGGAGGGCACGCCGGCACGCCGTGCCGCCAAGAGGGGAAGGCCGAAGGGCAAACGGAAGATGTCAAGGGACTGCACCTGCGACGCCAGCGCAAGCGAGAGCGCGGAAAACCCCTTGGAGCTGGAGAACTATGAGCCAGCAAGGCCACGGCACGTGTCTCACCAGACGACCACGAAGATGGGGAGGCTCATGAGCCTGGCTGCGCGCCGGATGTCGCTGTCGCCGGTGACCCGCAGACTAGCCGATCCTCAGGCGAATGCAGGTGTGACGATGACAAGGTGCACCAGCGCTGCTGCCGCTGATCATACCAATGCTGCTCCTTCGGTGAATCTGAAGAATTGTGGCCTCAACAAGGATGATGAGCCTTCGCTGACCGGGCTGGCGCTGAACTTCACCGGCCCAGACACCGTCCCTCCGGCGAGTGACCTCGTCAAGATCTTCAGCAAGTTTGGGCCTGTGGTGGAAGCCAGGCCGGAAGGTTCGACGGTCTCCGTGGTGATCTTCGAGAGGAAACTGGATGCCGAGGCGGCGTTCTCACGCGCAGAGAAGATCCGCGCCCTGAGCCCGAACCTGGTCAGCTACCGCCTCGCCCACTCGCTGTCGGCTCGCCCGCCGGCTGATTTTCCTCAGAGCCCAATGAACACCGATGAAATGAATCACCTGTttgttgatgttgatgatgaAGCTCTCCATTAG
- the LOC123396102 gene encoding uncharacterized protein LOC123396102, protein MAPATLSTEEGAVAKNVGEGQGSASAPPERRVRSLHPDVAELFRARRTRKQAASPARAAKGGAEEEGRARYNYVFEREEADEAALPAPPRLVWAKVRGYHWWPAQVFDPADASALALGERRRRGAALVAHFWDRTFAWEADPAALRPFREGFPRFAAVDRAHVPRWGAHKTMSPFASAVDAALGEVARRVDFGLSCDCAISRGVARRQVVDNPGVREGAHGAVVDTAFARDAFRGDVFLEYLSALAVAPLAGADRLELTVATAQLRSFTRWRGTRGLPVYTVWYGIRDTADGAMGGTPARRGRASGTPKRGRPRGDSADGKCKMSRCVTCGRPREGAEDALELENYEPAPQPQSHKTTTKMGKLMRRAARRMSLSPVTRRADLGTPPANAGAVTRGTSAAAAADHAAQPHDVAVTTAAAGHTAQPPHDVAATTAAPPAKTPQSVGLNNKDEQARLTGLLLNFTGPTAVPPASDLVDIFSRFGPVVEARAEGFSVAVVVFESSLDAAAAFAGTAKIGALLPNLASFRLAYSLSAESPQSPMNADEMDHLLDQADKMDLLDLLALEALQ, encoded by the coding sequence ATGGCGCCTGCTACTCTGTCGACGGAGGAAGGAGCGGTCGCCAAGAACGTCGGCGAGGGGCAGGGGAGCGCTTCGGCACCGCCGGAGAGGAGGGTACGGTCCCTGCACCCGGACGTGGCGGAGCTGTTCCGTGCCCGGCGCACCAGGAAGCAGGCGGCGTCGCCGGCGCGTGCGGCCAAGGGAggagcggaggaggaggggcgcgcCCGGTACAACTACGTGTTCGAGCGCGAGGAGGCGGACGAGGCGGCGCTCCCGGCGCCGCCCAGGCTGGTGTGGGCCAAGGTGAGGGGCTACCACTGGTGGCCGGCGCAGGTGTTCGACCCGGCGGACGCGTCGGCGCTGGCCCTCGGGGAGCGCCGGAGGCGCGGCGCCGCCCTGGTGGCACACTTCTGGGATCGGACCTTCGCGTGGGAGGCCGACCCGGCGGCGCTCCGCCCGTTCCGCGAGGGGTTCCCGCGCTTCGCGGCCGTCGACCGCGCCCACGTCCCGCGCTGGGGCGCCCACAAGACCATGTCCCCGTTCGCCTCCGCCGTGGACGCCGCGCTCGGCGAGGTCGCGCGCCGCGTCGACTTCGGCCTGTCGTGCGACTGCGCCATCAGCCGCGGCGTCGCCAGGAGGCAGGTGGTCGACAACCCCGGCGTCCGGGAGGGCGCGCACGGGGCCGTGGTGGACACCGCCTTCGCCAGGGACGCGTTCCGCGGCGACGTGTTCCTCGAGTACCTCTCCGCGCTCGCCGTCGCGCCGCTCGCCGGGGCCGACAGGCTCGAGCTCACCGTCGCCACCGCGCAGCTCAGGTCCTTCACCCGGTGGAGGGGCACCCGAGGCCTCCCCGTGTACACGGTTTGGTACGGCATCCGCGACACTGCGGACGGCGCCATGGGCGGCACGCCGGCGCGCCGTGGCCGTGCCAGTGGCACTCCCAAGAGGGGACGGCCGAGGGGCGACAGCGCCGATGGCAAGTGTAAGATGTCAAGGTGCGTCACCTGCGGCAGGCCAAGAGAGGGTGCGGAAGACGCCTTGGAGCTGGAGAACTACGAGCCAGCCCCACAGCCCCAGTCTCACAAGACGACCACAAAGATGGGGAAGCTCATGCGCAGGGCCGCACGGCGGATGTCGCTGTCGCCGGTGACCCGCAGAGCCGATCTCGGCACTCCTCCGGCGAATGCTGGTGCCGTCACAAGGGGCACAagcgctgctgctgccgccgatcATGCCGCTCAGCCGCACGACGTCGCAGTCACCACGGCCGCTGCCGGTCATACCGCGCAGCCGCCGCACGACGTCGCCGCCACCACGGCTGCTCCTCCGGCGAAGACCCCACAGAGCGTCGGCCTCAACAACAAGGACGAGCAGGCACGGCTGACCGGGCTGCTGCTCAACTTCACCGGCCCGACCGCCGTCCCTCCGGCGAGCGACCTCGTCGACATCTTCAGCCGGTTCGGGCCCGTCGTGGAGGCCAGGGCAGAGGGCTTCTCCGTCGCCGTGGTGGTCTTCGAGAGCAGCCTGGACGCCGCGGCGGCGTTCGCGGGCACGGCCAAGATCGGCGCCCTCCTCCCCAACCTCGCCAGCTTCCGCCTCGCCTACTCGCTGTCGGCCGAGTCTCCACAGAGCCCCATGAACGCCGACGAGATGGATCACCTGCTCGATCAAGCTGATAAGATGGATCTCCTCGACCTCCTCGCGCTCGAAGCTCTTCAGTAG
- the LOC123396087 gene encoding E3 ubiquitin-protein ligase UPL4-like: protein MAAEVLRYVQAALADEAGCADAHAAALATLCDALAFTHPDVLLAAVDVAYFAARLPAFLAAGQNDLPVFAARAIAEAVDILPQWAAVFLQHGAVEALRDRLLAADNIELAEEVQNNRKFIWWWYYYYLLTPSGFLCPGRQCLRALDEISQECPDECLRLGVAAAALHLFDFLSASKQKMALKIVTQLVQECDDADVPKAMEAAPALCNLLQSSDNSILGSALSCLGMLAADAHGKAEHMDRLCESKVVDTAMGLLDKDGWKILDDDTLPGILALLKHIASVSEKAVNSLFDLGVCDLLKQMITCYSCSPSGSDKLEMLVELLYQLMQPLGTSGQMNDTTEQNAHVDQLASIVTLITQVAKCGALSSVCYRCVVVIGNIVELSTPTFLVGLQKTANLSSFLTCMLARKNRHIVFQTLEVSKTLLKKHHQFFFESFTKEGVKHAIGTIQAQEKNRNSSERLKRKNNTQEWCMCFDLDLDSSSTDGCKIENNAILNLAEEIKKSFVVVKANKKSPHRFGCVIKFVRDFFARLNRHALTVLTQDPDLCKELSDISRKFLSDELPSTSTFAFAKSGSAKYLVDYLSNRAYLKSNLNNCEDLTEQLKEVQHRLQKFTHLALKVSNGSSVKPLGILVDKLLDALHMSYESFPVILSDHGQRTRESTMIPLRHSRTQESESLDIKFVKARREKVLRSYGGVLPVSLSSKPGEMEAILWPVICSKGNAQGSSRLMFSYKGTKLQPSATIFESLVRLMNAGQSDIVIDSSFWDEEYRISYNRNKSENIPSTSSCNTRLFAVQEKLEQSIVKDPFFCSLFLGKLPGDVDESDPSYDLLFTLKVLEGLNRFSYQLSMDQQICKFAEGYLQNLDDLKVTISPIPQHQFMSNLLTNKLELQMQERLFEDGLVPSWCVYLAETCPFLLSFSARWKYFCLTVHRSFMGDETSIPDGSSTPDEESAAPDEEEEESDAQNEASKKTRKHKVTRDNILESAASMMTKHGSSTKTIEVVFVGEVGTGRGPTFEFYSTVSHELQRLGIGMWRGDNNARKAGEAGFVRSSFGLFPQPWSSVGTSTRGIELSDVVKKFKLLGHVVARALLDGRILDIPLSKAFYKIMLGQELDIYDIPSFDPELGKTVLEFQALVKRKKFLEKSSEKTPNRNADLSYKNVRLEDLCLDFTLPGNPDYELVPGGSEKIVTLENLEEYVNLIVDATLKSGIVKQVEAFKSAVNEVFALKTLRMFDEEEMERILCGEQDSWASSKLEDHIEFEHGYDASSPPIKSFLEILREFEREDQRAFLQFTTGAPQLPLGGLASLDPKLTVVRKQCDGNIDNELPSVNTCRHFIKLPPYSSKEIMLMKLKYALAEGLGSFHLS from the exons ATGGCGGCGGAGGTCCTGCGGTACGTGCAGGCGGCGCTGGCGGACGAGGCCGGGTGCGCGGACGCGCACGCGGCGGCGCTGGCGACGCTCTGCGACGCGCTGGCCTTCACCCACCCGGACgtgctcctcgccgccgtcgacgtCGCCTACTTCGCGGCCCGCCTCcccgccttcctcgccgccggccaGAACGACCTGCCCGTCTTCGCCGCGCGGGCCATCGCCGAGGCCGTCGACATCCTGCCGCAGTGGGCCGCCGTCTTCCTCCAGCACGGCGCCGTCGAGGCCCTCCGcgaccgcctcctcgccgccgacaACATCGAGCTCGCCGAGGAGGTAC AAAATAATCGGAAATTTATCTGGTGGTGGTATTATTACTACTTACTCACTCCGTCTGGCTTCTTGTGTCCCGGCCGGCAGTGCCTCCGAGCTCTGGACGAGATATCCCAGGAATGCCCGGACGAGTGCCTCCGCCTcggcgtcgccgccgccgcgctgCACTTGTTCGACTTCCTCTCCGCCAGCAAGCAG AAAATGGCGCTCAAGATCGTCACCCAGCTCGTCCAGGAGTGCGACGACGCGGACGTGCCCAAGGCCATGGAGGCCGCGCCGGCGCTCTGCAACCTCCTTCAGTCCTCCGACAACTCG ATACTGGGGTCTGCGCTCTCTTGCCTGGGGATGCTCGCCGCCGATGCACACGGCAAGGCCGAGCACATGGACAGGCTCTGCGAGTCCAAGGTGGTCGACACGGCCATGGGACTGCTGGACAAGGACGGGTGGAAGATCCTCGACGACGACACTTTACCG GGCATCCTTGCGCTGCTCAAGCATATTGCTTCCGTTTCTGAGAAGGCTGTGAATTCCCTTTTCGACCTGGGCGTTTGCGATTTGCTCAAGCAGATGATTACTTGCTACAGCTGCTCGCCCAGTGGCAGCGATAAG TTGGAGATGCTTGTGGAGCTCCTCTATCAGCTTATGCAGCCTCTTGGAACATCTGGACAGATGAATGACACCACGGAGCAAAACGCGCATGTTGACCAGCTTGCTAGCATTGTGACCCTTATAACACAG GTTGCAAAATGTGGTGCGCTATCATCGGTTTGCTACAGGTGCGTTGTTGTCATCGGCAACATTGTTGAATTAAGCACACCTACTTTCCTGGTGGGATTACAGAAGACTGCAAATCTCTCGAG CTTTCTTACCTGTATGTTGGCCCGGAAGAACCGCCATATCGTGTTCCAAACGCTCGAAGTTTCAAAGACCCTCCTGAAAAAACACCATCAGTTTTTCTTCGAGAGCTTTACCAAGGAGGGTGTAAAGCATGCAATTGGGACCAtacaagcacaagaaaaaaatagaaactccAGTGAGAGGTTGAAAAGGAAAAACAATACGCAAGAATGGTGTATGTGCTTTGATTTGGACTTGGATTCTTCCTCGACAGACGGGTGCAAGATTGAGAACAATGCTATCTTGAATCTTGCAGAAGAGATAAAGAAAAGCTTTGTTGTCGTGAAAGCAAATAAGAAATCTCCACATAGGTTTGGGTGTGTTATTAAATTCGTCAGAGATTTCTTTGCTAGGCTGAATCGTCATGCCTTGACGGTTCTCACCCAGGATCCGGATCTCTGCAAAGAGTTGTCTGATATTTCAAGGAAATTTCTATCAGATGAACTTCCAAGTACCTCTACTTTTGCGTTTGCAAAGAGCGGATCCGCCAAGTATTTAGTAGATTATCTCTCCAACAGGGCATACTTGAAGTCAAACCTCAATAATTGCGAGGACTTAACAGAGCAGCTTAAGGAAGTGCAACATCGATTGCAGAAGTTCACCCATTTGGCACTTAAGGTGTCCAATGGTAGCTCCGTGAAGCCCCTTGGGATTTTGGTGGATAAGCTGCTAGACGCTCTGCACATGTCTTATGAAAGTTTTCCTGTAATACTATCTGATCATGGACAGCGTACCCGTGAGAGCACGATGATTCCTCTGAGGCATTCAAGAACCCAGGAATCAGAATCACTGGATATAAAATTTGTAAAGGCGCGCAGGGAGAAAGTGTTGCGCAGTTATGGTGGTGTTCTCCCGGTTAGTCTTTCTTCAAAGCCAGGTGAAATGGAAGCAATCCTCTGGCCTGTGATTTGTTCCAAGGGGAATGCGCAGGGATCCTCGAGATTGATGTTCTCTTACAAAGGCACAAAACTCCAGCCATCTGCAACAATTTTTGAGTCACTTGTGCGTTTAATGAATGCAGGACAGTCCGATATTGTGATTGACTCGTCTTTTTGGGATGAAGAGTACAGAATATCATATAACAGAAACAAAAGCGAGAACATCCCTTCTACGAGTTCCTGTAATACTCGGTTATTCGCCGTGCAGGAAAAACTTGAACAGTCAATTGTAAAGGACCCGTTTTTCTGTAGTCTATTCCTTGGGAAGCTTCCTGGCGATGTGGATGAATCTGATCCATCCTACGACTTGTTATTTACGCTGAAAGTTCTGGAAGGTCTTAATCGTTTTTCATATCAGCTGTCAATGGATCAGCAGATATGCAAATTTGCTGAAGGCTACCTCCAGAATTTGGATGACCTGAAGGTGACAATCTCTCCGATTCCACAGCATCAGTTCATGAGTAACCTTCTGACAAATAAGCTGGAGCTACAAATGCAAGAGAGGTTGTTTGAAGATGGGCTGGTACCCTCGTGGTGTGTCTATCTGGCGGAAACTTGCCCCTTCTTATTGTCCTTCAGTGCACGGTGGAAGTACTTTTGCCTGACAGTGCATCGCTCATTCATGGGAGATGAGACAAGTATTCCGGATGGTTCAAGTACTCCAGATGAGGAAAGTGCTGcgcctgatgaggaagaagaggaaagtgATGCTCAAAACGAGGCAAGTAAAAAGACCAGGAAGCACAAAGTAACGCGAGATAACATACTTGAAAGTGCTGCCTCTATGATGACCAAACATGGGTCAAGCACCAAAACCATTGAGGTGGTATTTGTAGGAGAGGTTGGCACTGGGCGAGGCCCGACCTTTGAATTTTACAGTACTGTTAGTCATGAACTTCAGAGGCTCGGGATTGGGATGTGGAGAGGCGATAATAATGCTCGAAAAGCAGGAGAAGCTGGATTCGTTCGTTCTAGCTTTGGGCTGTTTCCACAGCCATGGTCCTCAGTAGGCACTTCAACACGGGGGATCGAATTATCTGACGTGGTAAAAAAGTTCAAGCTTCTTGGACATGTTGTAGCCAGAGCCCTTCTTGATGGAAGGATCCTGGACATCCCGCTCTCAAAAGCATTCTACAAGATCATGCTTGGCCAG GAGCTTGATATCTACGATATTCCATCATTTGATCCTGAGCTGGGCAAAACTGTACTGGAGTTTCAAGCACTAGTTAAAAGGAAGAAGTTCTTGGAGAAATCTTCAGAGAAGACACCCAATAGGAATGCAGATTTGTCATATAAAAATGTGAGACTGGAAGATTTGTGCCTGGACTTTACTCTTCCTGGAAATCCTGATTATGAGCTTGTTCCTGGAGGCTCAGAAAAGATAGTGACACTTGAAAATTTGGAGGAGTATGTAAATTTGATAGTTGACGCGACGTTGAAGAGTGGGATTGTGAAACAGGTCGAGGCTTTCAAGTCTGCAGTTAACGAG GTCTTTGCTCTCAAGACCCTTAGAATGTTCGACGAGGAAGAGATGGAGCGGATACTCTGTGGTGAACAGGATTCTTGGGCT TCAAGCAAACTTGAAGATCACATTGAATTCGAGCATGGCTACGATGCGAGCAGTCCACCAATAAAAAGT TTCCTGGAGATCTTGCGGGAGTTTGAAAGAGAGGACCAGCGGGCATTCCTCCAATTCACCACCGGAGCTCCTCAGCTCCCACTTGGTGGCCTAGCTTCACTCGATCCAAAGCTCACCGTCGTCCGAAAG CAATGTGAcggcaacatcgacaacgagttgCCAAGCGTCAACACTTGCCGGCACTTCATCAAGCTTCCTCCTTACTCCTCGAAG GAGATAATGTTAATGAAGCTCAAATACGCTCTGGCTGAGGGTTTAGGCTCCTTCCACTTGTCATGA